The following proteins come from a genomic window of Salvia hispanica cultivar TCC Black 2014 chromosome 4, UniMelb_Shisp_WGS_1.0, whole genome shotgun sequence:
- the LOC125185501 gene encoding serine acetyltransferase 1, chloroplastic-like has product MKALSLSISVSFSTATPSALNKSLSPSTILLSLSSRFFSSPLFPPHNRSMATCVHSSTATTTPPRTAQSVDTYAICCRPNFADRVQPKTVLVADLWLRMREEARLDIEQEPILSSYYYTSILCHDSIESALASHLSIKLSNHSLPSGILHDLILGILVENGEIIRAVVDDLRAVKERDPACISFAHCFLNFKGFSAIQSHRIAHNLWCKGRKVLALLIQNRVSEAFAVDIHPGARIGSGILLDHATGVVIGETAVIGNNVSILHNVTLGGTGKASGDRHPKIGDGVLIGAGTCVLGNVRIEEGARIGAGSVVLKQVPARSTAVGNPARLIGGRLEKTPSLTMDQTSHSEWSNYVI; this is encoded by the coding sequence aTGAAAGCTCTGTCGCTCTCCATCTCCGTCTCCTTCTCCACAGCCACACCCTCTGCCCTAAATAAATCTCTCTCCCCTTCCACcattctcctctctctctcatccaGATTCTTCTCCTCGCCGCTTTTCCCGCCACACAACCGCTCCATGGCCACTTGCGTCCACTCCTCCACCGCCACCACAACTCCCCCCCGCACCGCTCAATCCGTCGACACCTACGCCATCTGCTGCAGACCTAATTTCGCCGATCGCGTGCAACCAAAAACGGTTCTGGTCGCCGATTTGTGGCTGCGGATGAGGGAGGAGGCCAGGTTAGATATTGAGCAGGAACCGATTTTGTCTAGCTACTATTATACTTCGATTCTGTGCCACGATTCGATCGAATCAGCTCTCGCGAGTCACCTCTCGATCAAATTGAGCAACCACAGCCTCCCCAGCGGCATCCTCCACGATTTAATTTTAGGGATTTTAGTCGAAAATGGGGAAATAATTAGGGCGGTGGTTGATGATCTGAGGGCGGTGAAGGAGCGGGACCCTGCCTGCATCAGTTTCGCACACTGCTTCCTCAACTTCAAAGGCTTCTCCGCGATTCAATCGCACAGAATCGCGCACAATCTGTGGTGCAAAGGCAGGAAAGTGCTGGCGCTGCTGATACAGAACAGGGTTTCGGAGGCCTTCGCGGTGGATATCCACCCCGGGGCGAGGATCGGGAGCGGTATCCTTCTCGATCACGCGACGGGGGTGGTGATCGGGGAGACGGCGGTGATTGGGAACAATGTGTCGATCCTGCATAACGTGACGCTGGGCGGGACGGGCAAGGCGAGCGGTGATAGGCACCCGAAGATCGGGGATGGGGTCCTGATTGGGGCGGGGACTTGTGTGCTGGGCAATGTGAGGATCGAGGAGGGGGCGAGGATTGGGGCGGGATCGGTTGTGCTGAAGCAGGTGCCGGCGAGGAGCACAGCGGTTGGGAATCCGGCGAGATTGATCGGAGGGCGGCTGGAGAAGACGCCGAGCTTAACCATGGATCAGACCTCGCATTCTGAATGGTCTAATTATGTTatatag
- the LOC125217789 gene encoding uncharacterized protein LOC125217789: MILEAIADYRLWIWHTYFGVAGSNNDINVLNSSYLFTEQCNDNGPAIEFTANGRKHHMGYYLADDIYPKWPVFLRTISCPTDRHRDLFAQWQEAAWKDVERAFDILQAQWAIVKGPARFWYKEVIADVMYACIILHNMIVKHECGRVIDWGDDEAGSSTATPPHVRGLPMGYNEVLAAQASTLAGLHTMGEGL, encoded by the coding sequence atgatcctcgaagcCATCGCTGACTATCGGCTTTGGATCTGGCATACTTACTTTGGTGTGGCGGgatcgaacaacgacatcaacgtcctgAACTCATCGTATCTCTTCACCGAGCAATGCAACGACAATGGCCCGGCCATCGAGTTCACTGCAAACGGCCGCAAGcatcatatggggtactacttgGCCGATGACATATACCCGAAGTGGCCTGTATTTTTGAGGACGATCAGCTGCCCAACGGATCGTCACCGAGATTTATTTGCGCAATGGCAGGAGGCTGCGtggaaggatgtggagcgggcaTTTGATATACTCCAAGCGCAGTGGGCAATAGTGAAGGGTCCGGCGCGTTTCTGGTACAAGGAAGTCATCGCTGatgtcatgtatgcgtgcatcatcttgcataacatgatagtcaaGCACGAATGTGGAAGAGTCATCGATTGGGGCGATGATGAAGCTGGATCTAGCACGGCGACTCCGCCCCACGTTCGAGGATTACCGATGGGCTACAATGAGGTTTTAGCGGCACAAGCGTCAACATTGGCGGGCCTACACACAATGGGGGAGGGGCTTTAA